Sequence from the Pseudomonadota bacterium genome:
GCTCCTTGTTGCCCGCAGCGCTCGGTGCAATGCTCCTCATGCAGGGCGACAACCTGAACGAACACGAGCGGGGCCCGCCAGCAGACGAGCGCCACTTCTTCCAGCGCTTTGTCGTGAGCTGGGCGGCACTCGGCTACGGGGCGCAGATGCTGTATACGGCGCGCTACGGCACGGCCACGTTCTTGCCGGTCGTCGCCCTGGCGGCCGCCGTAGCGGGCCTGCTCGACGCACTCGAGGCATCGCGGGTACCGTTGCGTGCAGGCGCGATCGCTTGCTTGTTGCTGTGCGGACTGCTGGCGCGTGATCTTGCGCTGTACCCCGACGTGCTTCTATCCGCTCTGGCGGTCGGGGACGTGCCGGTGCCCAGTGCCTTCAACCCCAAGACGGCGTGGGCGGCGGCTCTTGCCGCCTTCGCGCTCGCAGCTGCCTTGGGCCTCGGCGTACGTCAGGCCGGACGGTACCTGGCCCTCGCGGCACCGTACCGCCTTGTGCAAGGGCAGTGGAATCGAGGCCCGCAGTTCAAGGCCTGGTTGTGCGGTGCCGGGGCCGTGGTGCTCGGGCTGGCCGCGCTCGGCGCCATCGCATTCACCATGCCTGACACCGTCGGGCTTAGCACGCTGGGTGCAAAGTGGAGCCGGCGCGGGCTGATGTTGCTGCTGGCGTTGCCGGTAGCAGTCGCCCTCGCACAACTGGTGCTCTTTCTGTTCCATAAGCTCGGTTCAAGGCGCCTGTGGCCCATGCTGCTGGCAGGCAGCGTGCTGGGTGCCTATACGGCGCATGGTTTCATTCCGGCCTTGAGCGCCCATCTATCGCCACGCCGCCTCTACGCGACGTACCGCGAGCTTGCTGGCCCCGACGAAAAGCTCGGTGGGTACCGGGCAGGTAGACGCCGCGGCAGCGTCTACCAGGAGGGACTGGAAATCGAAGCGCTCGGCAGCATCCGCGAGGTCGTGGATTTCCTGCACAACCGGCAACGACGTTGGGTAGCTCTACCGGCCGAGGAGCTCGCAAATGTCGATCACGGCTACCGCAAGAAGGCGGGCTCGCATCTGTTCGCAGTGAACGCTGGCAGCGCTCGGACGCTGCTCACGGCGAACTACGTCCCCGCCGGACAAACGGATCACAACCCGTTGACCAAATACGTTCTCAAGACGGTCCCGAACGTGCAGTACCGGCTCCGAGCCAAGTTCGGCAGCCAGATCGAGCTCGCGGGCTATTCGCTTGCTCTGCCCCATGGGGAGTACGTAGGTGCAGGGGAAACGTTCACGATAACATGGGTTTACCGCGTTCTGGGTCGGGTTCCCGGCAACCACAAGGTGTTCGTGCACATCGACGGATTCGGCCTGCGCCTCAACGGTGATCATGTGCCTGTGGGTGAAAAGTACCCTGTGCGGTTGTGGGAATCCGGAGATGTGATAGTGGACGTACAGAAGCTAGCGGTGCCTGCGAACTTCCGAGCTGGCTCCTACACGATATACGTGGGCTTCTGGGCCGGCAGCAAGAGGCTCCCTGTGACTCGGGGGCCCAACGATGGTACTGAAAGGCTGCGGGCTGGCGTGCTCATCGTGCGCTAGGCGATCGCTAGGCGATGTGGAGCTGCTTGCAAGGGAACGTTCCCATGACCGACGACGCAGAACAAGAGGAAGACGGCGGGGCGGAACGTCGTGAGTACGCTCGCTACGACGCGACTTCGATCGCGGTAGATTACGGCAGCGGCGAGACCTTCCTGTTCGCCTACCTCCAGAACATCAGCGAAATGGGCATTTTCATCCGCACCAATTCCCCCTTGGAGGTCGGCGCGGACCTGCGACTGCGCTTTCACGTCGACGACGGCGATCCCCTGGTACTCGAAGGCGAAGTCGTATGGGTTAACCCGTACCGGCAGTCCGGTGACAATCTCAATCCAGGCATGGGCGTGCGCTTCAAGGGGCTTACGTCCGAGAAGCGCGAACAGGTCGTCGCGCTCGTGCGGACTGTAGCGTACCTGCGTCGAGACTAGCGCAGCGGCCCGGAACTTCGATCCGAGTTTCTGGGGCGTTGTGCCTTGAATCGACAAGGAGTCCGCGGATACACCGGTGGCCGGTCCGGGTTCCGGAGCCGGTCCTCGCCAACCCTGGGGCCGGTTCCGGAACACGGACCGAACTTGTGATTCGTGGCACTAGCGCAGCGGCAACGGTGGCGGCACACCCCGCAGGCATTCGGTCAGAGCACGTGTGTTCGCTTCGCAAAGCCCGACGAACTCCAATCCCATTCCCGTAGCTGCGCGATCGGATCGTCTGCGGTTCATGTCGGTGCGGGCAACCCGAGCCGCTGCGACCAGGGGCTCGTCGAGGCGCGGCGGAGTCAACGACACGACGACCTCGTGCCCCGCTTCCAGTGGGAAAGCCGTCTCCACCCACAAACCGCTGCACGAAAGATTGGTCACGGTTTGGGTCACGGGCGAATCCCAGTAGTCGCTGAGCATGGCACAGGTCATCCTAACTCCGCGCCGCACTGCGCGTGTCCTTCTGTCGCTCACTTTGCTCTTCCTTCCTTCACGTCTTCAAGCTCTGGCGTTAGTATCAACCCGCACGATCGTAGCTTCGCTCGCTTCAAGGACAAAGAAAGTGACGATTCATCATGCTAAGGGTACTTCACTTCAGCGATGTTCACGTGCAGGTGCCCCTGGGGGAGATCCCCATCGTGCAGATGCTCAACAAGCGCTTGCTGGCAGCCGTGAATCTCAGGTTCAGGCGTTGGCGCCGGTTCGTCCGGGCGCCCAGCAAGCTCGCTGCCCTGTGTTCCTTCGCGCGTCAGGCGCAGGTTGACTTCGCCATCTGCACCGGCGATCTCACGGCGCTGGGCACCGAGCCCGAGCTTCGGTTGGCGCGTTCGTGCCTGCAGGGGCTGCTGGCGTCACCGCTCGGGCTATTGTCCATCCCGGGCAACCACGACATCTACCTATCCGATGCGCTTCGCGACGCTCGCTTCGAGCGCCACTTCGGAGACGTGATGAAGACCCATCTACCGGAGCTGAGCGTGGACGAGCGCTGGCCGGTGATTCGGCTGGTGGGGGATCGCCTGGCAGTCGTTGCGGTCAACAGTGCGCGTCCCAATCCGCTGCCGTGGCTCTCGAGCGGGACCGTCCCCCCCGCGCAGCTGCAGGCGTTGTCCCGAGCGCTTGCGCACCCCGAAATCGCGCGCCGCTTTGTCCTGGTGGCCACGCATTACGCCCCCAGGCGCGCGGACGGCAGCATCGACAACTCGCTGCATGGGCTGGACAACGCGGACGACCTGCTCCGGGCATGCGCCGGGCTCCGAAGAGGGGCGATCGTCCATGGCCATATCCACCAGCGCTACTACCTGCCCGGCAGGGGAACGGATCCCCCGTTGCTCTGCGCGGGAAGCGCGACGCACGAAGGGCGCGAGGGAGCCTGGCTATTCGAGCTAAGCGAATCCCGTGTCCATGCCACACCAGCACAGTGGTCCGGCACGGGCTACAGCCTGGATCCGAGCCGAGCAGTCGAAGTTCGCTAGTGCCCTGCATGTTGCCATGGGGCCCTTAGGGCGGCGCCGAGCGTGGATGGTGCTGTAGCGAGCCGGGCACTGCTGGCGCTGCGGCCGGCACCATGCTGGGAGCGGCACCATAAGGTTCGAGCGCGTCCGCACGCAGCAGACCGCGCACTGCAACACGTCCATCCGCTGCTGCATACACGTCCACCGTTCCGTCATCAAAGCGGTTCTGCTCGCGCGCAAAGCCAGCCTGACGGAAGTGGGCAAGCTCCCGGTTGTCGAAATAGACCTTGGCGCCAGCCCTTACCCGATGCAGAACGCCCTCCTCGGTCTTCAGGTAGCTCGGCAGGGTGCCGCTGCTGTAGGCTGCGCCGATGATACCTTTGGTCGGGGCAGGTCGGGAACTTGCCTGAAGCTCCCCTTGCACGAAGCCGATGATGTACGGACCCTGACCGGCGCGGATCGCGGACCAGGATCCCTTGGCCTTGATCACCTCCAGGCGCACCGGCGGCTGCAACGCCGGCAGTACGGCCACCACGGGGGCGGCGGGGCTCGGCTTGGCGTGAACCGCCAGGGTCTGCGTGTCGCGTAGCTGCCTTGCTTTTCCGGGCCGCAGCGGCCCAAAGCGAGCGGGATCCGCTTCCGCGCCCGAAAGTCCCACAGTAGGGTAGGTGCCGACGAAGGGCCCCACGACATGGCCACCTCCCAGCTCGACCGTGGCTTCCACGCGCGTGCGCTTGCCGCCCGCGGGACCCAAGACCTTCACTACATCGTTGGGTCCGACGTACACCGGCGCCCCCCGCAGGCGTCCCTTGCGCTGTATGCGCGCCCCAAGCCTGGCCAGGGGCATGTTCGCCTGTGCCGTAAGAGGCCCATCGACTCGTACGGGCAACATCGCGCCTTGGGCGGGGCCAACAACCCGCACCACCGAGTTGAGGGCTACGAAACCCACCGGGTTCTGACCGATGAAGAGCGCCGGACCCTTGTCCGCGATGACGAGGAGCGTGGTCGGCCATTGCCCCTGCGACGCGCCCGACGCTGTCGCCGGGGCGGGCTCCCGGACGTCCGGCAAGCTCTCGGATGATCCGCCGCACGCCGCCGCGCAGGCCGCCAAGCCCGCAGCCAGCCGGCGCAAGGTATGCCTGCGAGTTGGGCCGTGTTCCGCTGTTGTGTTGACCGATACCGTCATCATCAGCGGTACGCCGGCCTCAGCTTCACGCCCAGGAAGTCGGCGATCTTCTGCGCGACCGGTCGCGGCAGCCGGCCAAGCCGCTGTTCTACCACGGCGCGGGCACGCGCATGCGGCTCACCTTTCAGCGCCGGCAGCACGATCTCGGTCCAGCGCAGCAACGTCTTGGGTTTGGCGCCGCTGAGCGCGCGATCCAACACTTCCTCCAGCCGCTTCTGATAGGCCACGGAAGCGGTGCACAGCGCCGCGAAGGTGCGCACCATCCCATCTTTGCCGACGTCGGAGGCTGCGTCGTAGTTGCCCGTCAGGTCGGGCAGCCGGCGGGCGACACGGGCGGGGGCAACCCGCGCGAGCAACGGCAGCGCGTTCGCGCAGGTCTGGACGACTCGGGCGTTGTGACCCAAAAGCAGCCGTACAAACTGCTCGATCATGCCGACTCCGAGCTGGGGGCGGCGCACCATGACCTCCTCGACGACTCGGGCCGCATGGGTAGCGATCCCGTCTCGTTCGTCGTCGAGCGCCTTTGCATAATGGCCGAGATCGTGGCCAGCCGTACCGTCCACGATAGCCTGGGCGATCGCCGCAGCGCCCGTGAGTCTCTTGGCCTTGCCCTTTGCGCCGGGCTCCGAGCCCGTCGCAGCGCTAGCTTGCTGGCTTGCTGCTCTGCGGGATGAAGTGCTCTGCGTCGCCGGGTGGTTCTTCCTTGCCTGTTTCGTGCCCATGTGTGCCTTCGCTGAGCTGAGGATAGGCCATCGCGCTGCCGCACCCAATGAAATTGGGGCCCGTGCAAGAAGAACCGGGGCTGATCGCGCGGGGCTCGTGTAGCTCGCAAAGGCGCGTCGACGAGGAATTCTAGGGGTATTGGCGCAAGAGCAACACCACCAGGGGCGCTCACAACCCGCAAGCTGTTTTGTGGCGACGCCTTACATGCGCTCGGGGGCCCGGATGCCAAGCAGCTCCAAACCGCGCCGCAGCTGCCGAGCAGCTAGAGCGGACAGAGCCAGGCGCGTCCCGCGATCGGCAGCATGCAGCACCGGGCAGGCCTCGTAGAATACGCTGAACG
This genomic interval carries:
- a CDS encoding glycosyltransferase family 39 protein is translated as MTHLELSPRARRAWLTAIAAFVAALLLIGLNAFGAWDPAELQRADLARRLLEGEADVQSRPRFGAWLTAIGFWFLGAHEWAGRLPLAVAGLVTVLLAYALVRGFIGTRAGLYTALITGTTPLFVLNARSMLGEAPAFASQTALALALTRLARPSVNPTREAWKLACIWSALAAGAALLCIGTSGVLLGVLPPLGAALIASALDQRLPRPDHGRPPAAIVYGLALATLPVALGVAMAVARDQDGYSAWLGGRPGLSDPRSFDLVLESVFHTFAPWSSLLPAALGAMLLMQGDNLNEHERGPPADERHFFQRFVVSWAALGYGAQMLYTARYGTATFLPVVALAAAVAGLLDALEASRVPLRAGAIACLLLCGLLARDLALYPDVLLSALAVGDVPVPSAFNPKTAWAAALAAFALAAALGLGVRQAGRYLALAAPYRLVQGQWNRGPQFKAWLCGAGAVVLGLAALGAIAFTMPDTVGLSTLGAKWSRRGLMLLLALPVAVALAQLVLFLFHKLGSRRLWPMLLAGSVLGAYTAHGFIPALSAHLSPRRLYATYRELAGPDEKLGGYRAGRRRGSVYQEGLEIEALGSIREVVDFLHNRQRRWVALPAEELANVDHGYRKKAGSHLFAVNAGSARTLLTANYVPAGQTDHNPLTKYVLKTVPNVQYRLRAKFGSQIELAGYSLALPHGEYVGAGETFTITWVYRVLGRVPGNHKVFVHIDGFGLRLNGDHVPVGEKYPVRLWESGDVIVDVQKLAVPANFRAGSYTIYVGFWAGSKRLPVTRGPNDGTERLRAGVLIVR
- a CDS encoding TIGR02266 family protein, which gives rise to MTDDAEQEEDGGAERREYARYDATSIAVDYGSGETFLFAYLQNISEMGIFIRTNSPLEVGADLRLRFHVDDGDPLVLEGEVVWVNPYRQSGDNLNPGMGVRFKGLTSEKREQVVALVRTVAYLRRD
- a CDS encoding PilZ domain-containing protein, with product MSDRRTRAVRRGVRMTCAMLSDYWDSPVTQTVTNLSCSGLWVETAFPLEAGHEVVVSLTPPRLDEPLVAAARVARTDMNRRRSDRAATGMGLEFVGLCEANTRALTECLRGVPPPLPLR
- a CDS encoding metallophosphoesterase, which gives rise to MLRVLHFSDVHVQVPLGEIPIVQMLNKRLLAAVNLRFRRWRRFVRAPSKLAALCSFARQAQVDFAICTGDLTALGTEPELRLARSCLQGLLASPLGLLSIPGNHDIYLSDALRDARFERHFGDVMKTHLPELSVDERWPVIRLVGDRLAVVAVNSARPNPLPWLSSGTVPPAQLQALSRALAHPEIARRFVLVATHYAPRRADGSIDNSLHGLDNADDLLRACAGLRRGAIVHGHIHQRYYLPGRGTDPPLLCAGSATHEGREGAWLFELSESRVHATPAQWSGTGYSLDPSRAVEVR